The following proteins come from a genomic window of Candidatus Bathyarchaeota archaeon:
- a CDS encoding EamA family transporter produces VFTLGFVIAIGKGPQLTQLTSKDVFFIVLSGIAGAVSWLLYFAALKLTNASKVAPIDRASVLFVLVLSALILGEKITFKTAMAGVLIFIGVLLLAI; encoded by the coding sequence TGGTTTTCACGCTAGGCTTCGTAATAGCCATAGGTAAGGGCCCTCAACTAACGCAACTAACTAGTAAGGATGTGTTTTTCATAGTGCTCTCCGGAATAGCTGGCGCCGTATCTTGGCTGCTCTATTTTGCCGCTTTAAAATTGACTAACGCTTCGAAAGTTGCGCCAATAGACAGAGCAAGCGTATTATTTGTGTTAGTCTTATCCGCCCTTATTCTAGGCGAAAAAATAACATTTAAAACGGCGATGGCGGGGGTCCTCATTTTCATTGGAGTTCTATTGCTTGCAATTTAA
- a CDS encoding FTR1 family protein: MIGQYLITFREVFEAALITSIILSYLIKTKRHLLTRYVWYGVYLAIVASSIIGVATWFLYGFLSKSTQLLFEAITAFTAVLVLSSMIYWMTIKGKNIKKEMEQRIEKVVAKGTIFSLVLIAFIVVFREGLETVLFLTPFLIEDKAGTIIGLSMGIAIALGFSYSVFTIGAKIDVHKFFYFTSILLILLGGGLAGYGVHELLEYYEEIGINAGWLGEVAYSLNISKENPLHHNNVIGSIFAVMFGYAVKAEWARVIVHLAYLAIAFTIFYRTSKNL, from the coding sequence ATGATTGGTCAATATTTAATAACATTCAGAGAAGTTTTTGAAGCAGCGCTTATAACATCAATAATTCTTTCTTATTTAATTAAAACCAAAAGGCATTTACTAACGCGCTACGTATGGTATGGTGTTTACTTAGCGATAGTAGCAAGCTCAATCATAGGTGTAGCTACTTGGTTTTTATACGGTTTTCTTTCAAAATCAACACAATTATTATTTGAGGCTATAACAGCTTTTACAGCTGTCCTTGTTTTATCTTCAATGATTTATTGGATGACTATTAAAGGCAAGAATATTAAAAAAGAAATGGAACAACGAATTGAGAAAGTTGTTGCGAAAGGCACTATCTTCAGCTTAGTGTTAATTGCATTTATAGTTGTATTTAGGGAAGGGCTTGAAACAGTGCTTTTCTTAACACCGTTTTTGATAGAAGATAAAGCAGGCACAATTATTGGATTAAGTATGGGAATAGCTATAGCGTTAGGCTTTTCTTATAGCGTATTTACAATTGGCGCAAAAATTGATGTACATAAATTTTTCTATTTTACTAGCATACTTTTAATACTGCTTGGAGGAGGGTTAGCTGGTTATGGCGTTCATGAATTGCTTGAGTATTATGAAGAGATTGGCATTAATGCAGGCTGGCTAGGGGAAGTGGCTTACAGTCTAAATATATCAAAGGAAAATCCATTACATCATAATAACGTAATTGGCTCAATATTTGCTGTAATGTTTGGCTACGCGGTTAAAGCTGAATGGGCAAGAGTAATAGTGCATTTAGCATATTTAGCAATAGCGTTTACAATATTCTACAGGACTTCAAAAAACCTTTAG
- a CDS encoding GAF domain-containing protein: protein MENVELQYCWMLHEIAKSLGMAENLQAILNLIVKSVVDNLGLKASSIRLLDKDKKTLKLEAAYGLSDEYLRKGPVEIDKSPIDKEALKGKPVVIKEVDKDSRMLQYPDEARKEGIASMVCIPLMIKDEVIGSLRGYSSKTREFSSVELTFLTALGNLGAIAIENARLNERLIKKAEVMKKLLNIAEAVTSTLNKKEVLERVVKAAIEVLNAKGCSLRLMDENKERLELVSSIGLSPQYLAKGAIRVSEEIKDVIEGKPAVIYNALVDERVYDKESLKREGIKSILAVPIIVKNKIIGVLKVYDQNYRKYEDDEVEALNLLASIGGIAIENARLYKLALTNWQEAVKSLWEKIDVWGPP, encoded by the coding sequence ATGGAGAATGTTGAACTTCAATATTGTTGGATGCTTCATGAAATTGCTAAATCTCTTGGAATGGCTGAAAATCTCCAAGCAATTTTAAATTTAATTGTTAAAAGCGTTGTCGATAACTTAGGGTTAAAAGCATCTTCGATAAGGCTTTTAGATAAAGATAAGAAAACATTAAAGCTTGAAGCTGCTTATGGATTAAGCGATGAATATTTAAGGAAAGGCCCTGTTGAAATTGATAAAAGCCCAATAGATAAAGAAGCTTTAAAAGGTAAACCAGTGGTGATAAAAGAAGTTGATAAAGATTCTAGAATGCTTCAATACCCAGATGAAGCTAGAAAAGAAGGAATAGCTTCAATGGTTTGCATTCCATTAATGATTAAGGATGAGGTTATAGGAAGCTTAAGAGGATACTCATCTAAAACTAGAGAATTTTCAAGTGTTGAATTAACATTTTTAACAGCTTTAGGAAATTTAGGTGCTATAGCTATAGAAAATGCAAGGTTAAACGAAAGATTAATTAAAAAAGCTGAAGTTATGAAAAAACTTTTAAACATAGCTGAAGCTGTAACATCAACATTAAATAAAAAAGAAGTTTTAGAAAGAGTTGTTAAAGCAGCTATTGAAGTTTTAAACGCTAAAGGATGCAGCTTAAGGCTTATGGATGAAAATAAAGAAAGGCTTGAGCTTGTTTCCTCAATAGGTTTAAGTCCACAGTATTTAGCTAAAGGTGCTATAAGAGTTTCTGAAGAAATAAAAGATGTTATTGAAGGAAAACCAGCGGTTATTTATAATGCGTTAGTAGATGAAAGAGTTTATGATAAAGAATCTTTGAAGAGGGAGGGAATTAAATCAATTTTAGCTGTGCCAATAATTGTGAAAAATAAGATAATAGGCGTGTTAAAAGTTTACGATCAAAACTATAGAAAATATGAGGATGATGAAGTTGAAGCCTTAAATCTTTTAGCTAGTATTGGAGGAATAGCAATAGAAAATGCGAGGCTTTATAAGCTTGCTTTAACAAACTGGCAGGAAGCTGTTAAATCTCTTTGGGAAAAAATAGATGTTTGGGGTCCACCATAA
- a CDS encoding MFS transporter — translation MRNLIMLNVFDAFISGAYMLIIPLLLIERNISLSTIGFIFSIFPVVFLISRLIFASAADVIGFKKFFNINGLGNFTSAIFYAISSSPFLYSVAKGLQGLKESSLWAVNRNAAYAMANNKNPQMVTSTLLFIRSLSFAIGALTSGYLLIIASFNWVFVFLIGLSILIFIPANMIDLDSQKRKLTLKILFKNLDLREVNRKVWKTSLNMSFYMAASTITSSFILPIYLNSIGFNYWNIGIILALYNATGALLLPVTLYGKPSIKKVIFIQSILYTPAVISLPFSKKWLVLLIVLIMGLGESLSYITWESLIAQAVKDQSNIATTIAFLHAPSNLIMIPSLIFSGLLTEKFGYIIPFWIASILFILYSIGSWLILKYERTTLT, via the coding sequence ATGCGTAATTTAATAATGCTTAATGTTTTCGATGCATTTATATCAGGAGCTTATATGTTAATAATTCCATTATTACTAATAGAGCGAAACATTAGTCTTTCAACCATAGGTTTTATATTCTCGATTTTTCCGGTTGTTTTTCTTATTAGCAGATTGATTTTTGCTTCTGCAGCTGATGTTATTGGATTTAAAAAATTTTTCAATATTAATGGTTTAGGCAATTTTACTTCAGCAATATTTTATGCTATTTCAAGCTCTCCTTTTCTTTATAGCGTTGCTAAAGGGCTTCAAGGCTTAAAGGAAAGTTCGCTTTGGGCTGTTAATAGAAATGCAGCTTATGCAATGGCTAATAATAAAAACCCTCAAATGGTTACTTCTACGTTGCTTTTCATTAGATCTTTATCATTCGCTATAGGCGCATTAACTTCAGGATACTTATTGATTATAGCGAGTTTCAACTGGGTTTTTGTATTTCTCATTGGTTTATCAATTTTAATTTTTATTCCAGCGAACATGATTGATTTAGATTCTCAAAAAAGAAAGTTAACTTTAAAAATTCTTTTTAAAAACCTTGATTTAAGAGAAGTTAATCGAAAAGTTTGGAAAACATCTTTAAATATGAGTTTTTATATGGCTGCCTCAACAATAACATCAAGCTTTATTTTACCAATTTATTTAAACTCAATAGGTTTTAATTATTGGAACATAGGTATAATTCTTGCTTTATATAATGCTACTGGAGCATTACTGCTTCCAGTGACTCTTTATGGAAAACCATCTATAAAAAAAGTTATTTTCATTCAGAGCATTCTTTATACTCCAGCTGTTATTTCACTTCCATTCTCTAAAAAATGGTTAGTTTTACTTATAGTTTTAATAATGGGTTTAGGAGAATCTTTAAGCTACATCACTTGGGAATCATTAATAGCTCAAGCAGTTAAAGATCAAAGCAACATAGCCACAACAATAGCTTTTCTTCATGCACCATCAAATTTAATAATGATTCCATCTCTTATTTTTTCCGGTTTATTAACAGAAAAATTTGGTTATATAATTCCTTTTTGGATAGCTTCCATATTATTTATTTTATACTCTATAGGATCATGGTTAATCTTAAAATATGAAAGAACCACGTTAACTTAA
- the ade gene encoding adenine deaminase — MSWRINLINVALGREKADLVVKNGNLINVFSKRIIEKTGVAIKGNRIAAVGDVNYTIGFKTKVIDAKGQYLTPGFIDAHIHIESSMLTLTQFAKAVLPNGTTTVIIDPHEIANVLGLKGIKLMMNEAKLLPLKVFFAVPSCVPSTLKLETSGAKLTLKEIKELMKNKNVVALGELMDFSSVLSGRKNEFIKAAEWKTIEGHAPGLIGSSLMAYACAGVESNHEASTKEEAIQNIEMGLKLEIREGSTAKNLSILIKALLKEGVELKRCMLVSDDKSCLDLSLNGHMNYILKRALEEGVDPITAIQMVTINPAEHFKIDRNVEALAPGRMADLNLIKKLEDPTPSLVIANGAVIAKNGRIIKELKSFKYPKYAFHTIHLPKLKIEDFEVKASIKNGKAEVAVIKILEGQLLTRKDIALLPIVNGVIKPDLSLDVVKVAVVERHGKTGCIGLGFVKGFGLKEGALASTIAHDSHNIIVLGVKAEDMFYAVKQVKKINGGLIAVKNNKVLAFLKLNLAGLMATTTFEETCFKYKKVCDAAKSLGVNLKHPFIQMSFLALPVIPEIKITDKGLVDVQKSKIINPILRIFK; from the coding sequence ATGAGTTGGAGAATTAACCTTATAAATGTTGCTTTAGGAAGAGAAAAAGCTGATTTAGTTGTTAAGAATGGAAATTTAATAAATGTTTTTTCTAAAAGAATTATAGAGAAAACTGGAGTAGCTATTAAAGGTAATAGAATAGCTGCTGTTGGCGATGTTAATTACACTATAGGATTTAAAACTAAAGTTATAGATGCTAAAGGTCAATATTTAACTCCAGGATTTATAGATGCGCATATTCATATAGAAAGCTCAATGTTAACTTTAACTCAATTCGCTAAAGCAGTTCTTCCTAATGGGACAACAACTGTTATTATTGATCCTCATGAAATAGCTAATGTGCTTGGTTTAAAAGGAATTAAATTAATGATGAATGAAGCTAAGCTTTTACCTTTAAAAGTTTTCTTTGCGGTTCCTTCATGCGTTCCATCAACGCTTAAGCTGGAAACATCAGGCGCAAAGTTAACATTAAAAGAGATTAAAGAACTGATGAAGAATAAGAATGTTGTAGCTTTAGGAGAGCTTATGGATTTTTCAAGCGTTTTATCTGGAAGAAAGAATGAATTCATTAAGGCAGCTGAATGGAAAACTATAGAAGGGCATGCGCCTGGATTAATTGGTTCAAGTTTAATGGCTTATGCATGCGCTGGAGTTGAAAGCAATCATGAAGCTTCAACTAAAGAAGAAGCTATACAAAATATTGAAATGGGATTAAAGCTTGAGATAAGAGAAGGATCCACAGCAAAAAACTTATCCATTTTAATTAAAGCTTTGCTTAAAGAAGGAGTTGAGCTTAAAAGGTGCATGCTCGTTTCAGACGATAAAAGTTGTTTAGATTTATCTTTAAATGGTCATATGAATTATATATTGAAGAGAGCTTTAGAAGAGGGAGTTGATCCAATAACAGCGATTCAAATGGTTACAATTAATCCAGCTGAGCATTTTAAAATAGATAGAAATGTAGAAGCTTTAGCCCCTGGAAGAATGGCTGATTTAAATTTAATTAAGAAACTAGAAGATCCAACACCAAGCTTAGTTATAGCTAATGGAGCTGTTATAGCTAAAAATGGAAGAATAATTAAAGAATTAAAATCATTTAAATATCCTAAATACGCTTTTCATACAATTCATTTACCAAAATTAAAAATTGAAGATTTTGAAGTTAAAGCTTCAATAAAAAATGGGAAAGCTGAAGTTGCAGTTATAAAGATTTTAGAGGGTCAATTGTTAACAAGAAAGGATATAGCGCTTCTTCCTATAGTAAACGGTGTTATAAAGCCTGATTTAAGCTTAGATGTTGTTAAAGTTGCTGTTGTTGAAAGGCATGGAAAAACAGGTTGCATAGGTTTAGGTTTTGTTAAAGGATTTGGATTAAAAGAAGGCGCATTAGCTTCAACAATAGCTCATGACAGCCATAATATAATAGTTTTAGGCGTTAAAGCTGAAGATATGTTTTATGCCGTAAAGCAAGTCAAGAAAATTAACGGTGGATTGATTGCTGTAAAAAATAATAAGGTTTTAGCTTTTTTAAAATTAAATTTAGCTGGATTAATGGCTACAACAACCTTTGAGGAAACTTGCTTTAAATATAAAAAGGTTTGCGATGCAGCTAAATCTCTTGGAGTTAATTTAAAACATCCATTTATTCAAATGTCTTTTCTAGCCTTACCTGTAATTCCAGAGATAAAAATAACAGATAAAGGGTTGGTTGATGTTCAAAAATCAAAAATAATAAACCCAATTTTACGCATATTCAAATAA